A single region of the Chitinophaga niabensis genome encodes:
- a CDS encoding FAD-dependent oxidoreductase, whose amino-acid sequence MIQSEATDKRSFPGKKINVDLVIIGGGLSGVCGAITAARQGLKVVLVQDRPVLGGNSSSEVRLWILGATSHMGNNNRWAREGGIVDELLVENTWRNPEGNPVIFDTVLLDKVTREQNITLLLNTTVYEVDKKDANTISSVKAFCSQNQTEYVLSAPLFCDASGDGIVGFLSGAAFRMGAETTEEFGEKFAPTKEYGELLGHSLYFYSKDTGKPVNYVPPAFALTDITQIPKFKSFNAREFGCKLWWIEYGGRLDTVHDTENIKWELWKVVYGVWNYIKNSGNFPEAENLTLEWVGMIPGKRESRRFEGDYMMHQQDVVEQRVHEDAVAFGGWSIDLHPADGVFSEKPGCNQWHSKGIYQIPYRCLYSKNITNLFLGGRIISASHVAFGSTRVMATAAYVTQAVAVAAALCKELNILPADVFTKGHINALQQRLLKTGQYIPGLQFADKEDLVQSASIRASSELVFSKFPGTPVRKPLTISSAQMLPLQKGKIAPFVFHVDANEATELTVELRVSSKTGNHTPDVTVASKTLTVQPGRNCMQLHFDAVMEDNAYAFITFLKNPLVELHFSEKRVSGILSVFNTINKAVSNYGKQTPPEDIGMDAFEFWCPQRRPEGHNIDLQYPEGLKVFQATNIRNGVDRPTTQPNAWVADWNDPQPQLTISWNEAKTISEIDLFFDTDYDHPMESVLMSHPESAMPFCVQKYKIKDEAGNVLAEQTNNYQTYNKVKLAQPVTTGKLVIEVEHPSQNVPAAVFAVRCY is encoded by the coding sequence ATGATACAGTCTGAAGCAACCGATAAGCGGTCCTTCCCCGGAAAAAAGATCAATGTTGACCTGGTGATCATAGGTGGCGGGCTTTCTGGTGTTTGTGGTGCCATTACAGCCGCAAGGCAGGGATTAAAAGTTGTGCTCGTGCAGGACAGGCCCGTGCTTGGAGGAAACTCCAGCAGCGAAGTAAGGTTATGGATCCTGGGTGCCACCTCACACATGGGTAACAATAACCGCTGGGCAAGAGAAGGAGGTATTGTGGATGAACTGCTGGTAGAAAACACCTGGCGCAATCCGGAAGGCAACCCGGTGATCTTTGACACTGTGTTACTGGATAAAGTGACCCGCGAACAGAACATCACCCTGTTACTGAACACCACCGTGTATGAAGTTGATAAAAAAGATGCCAACACCATCAGCTCTGTAAAAGCATTTTGCAGTCAGAACCAGACAGAATACGTGTTATCTGCTCCCCTGTTCTGTGATGCCTCCGGCGATGGCATCGTAGGGTTCCTATCGGGTGCCGCTTTCCGTATGGGTGCTGAAACCACGGAAGAATTTGGAGAGAAGTTTGCGCCTACTAAAGAATATGGAGAACTGTTAGGTCATAGCCTGTATTTCTATAGTAAGGACACGGGCAAACCTGTCAACTACGTTCCCCCTGCATTTGCATTAACGGATATTACGCAGATCCCAAAGTTCAAATCTTTTAATGCCAGGGAATTTGGCTGCAAGCTCTGGTGGATTGAATACGGTGGCAGGCTGGATACCGTACATGATACAGAGAACATCAAATGGGAATTATGGAAGGTAGTGTACGGCGTGTGGAACTACATTAAAAACTCCGGTAACTTCCCTGAAGCGGAAAACCTCACCTTAGAATGGGTGGGCATGATCCCCGGGAAAAGAGAAAGCCGTCGTTTTGAAGGCGATTACATGATGCATCAGCAGGATGTGGTGGAACAACGTGTACATGAAGATGCTGTAGCCTTCGGCGGATGGTCTATCGATCTGCATCCCGCGGATGGCGTGTTCAGTGAGAAACCAGGCTGTAATCAATGGCATAGTAAAGGTATTTACCAGATCCCTTACCGCTGCCTCTACAGTAAAAACATTACCAACCTGTTCCTGGGTGGCCGTATCATCAGTGCTTCCCACGTAGCTTTTGGCTCTACCCGTGTAATGGCTACTGCAGCATATGTTACACAAGCCGTTGCTGTTGCCGCAGCGCTTTGCAAAGAGCTGAACATTTTACCGGCAGATGTTTTCACTAAAGGGCATATTAATGCTTTACAACAACGCCTCTTAAAAACCGGGCAATATATTCCAGGTTTGCAGTTTGCAGATAAAGAAGACCTTGTACAATCAGCCAGCATTAGAGCTTCCAGCGAACTGGTATTTAGCAAATTCCCCGGCACACCTGTCCGTAAACCACTGACCATCTCTTCTGCACAAATGTTGCCCCTGCAAAAAGGAAAGATCGCTCCTTTCGTTTTTCATGTGGACGCAAATGAAGCAACGGAGTTAACTGTAGAGCTGCGTGTGAGTAGCAAAACAGGTAATCATACGCCGGATGTAACAGTGGCTTCAAAAACTTTAACCGTACAGCCTGGCAGGAATTGTATGCAGCTGCACTTTGATGCAGTGATGGAAGATAATGCCTATGCGTTCATTACCTTCCTTAAAAATCCGCTGGTTGAATTACACTTCTCCGAAAAGAGGGTATCCGGTATCCTTTCTGTTTTCAATACCATCAACAAAGCAGTATCTAACTATGGTAAACAAACGCCGCCGGAAGATATCGGTATGGATGCGTTTGAATTCTGGTGTCCGCAACGCAGGCCGGAAGGGCATAATATCGATCTGCAATACCCGGAGGGCCTGAAAGTGTTCCAGGCAACCAATATCCGCAATGGAGTGGACAGGCCTACTACGCAGCCCAATGCCTGGGTAGCAGACTGGAATGATCCACAGCCTCAGTTAACGATTAGTTGGAACGAAGCAAAGACCATCAGCGAAATAGACCTCTTCTTTGATACGGATTATGATCATCCGATGGAATCTGTGCTGATGTCTCACCCTGAGAGCGCGATGCCTTTCTGTGTACAGAAGTATAAGATCAAAGATGAAGCGGGGAATGTGTTGGCAGAGCAAACGAATAATTATCAGACTTATAACAAGGTGAAGCTGGCGCAGCCTGTTACTACAGGGAAGTTGGTGATTGAAGTGGAACATCCTTCTCAAAATGTGCCTGCTGCTGTTTTTGCCGTGCGATGTTATTAA